In Cottoperca gobio chromosome 1, fCotGob3.1, whole genome shotgun sequence, a genomic segment contains:
- the haspin gene encoding uncharacterized protein haspin: MKPGKPLFLKTYGKERRMLPAWIVPENRKQTFDSTRSTDGDSSVVEPEKLSRIREKKTSVCRKKLRPAKKKAMLCLAEKSFDEENTSYSSCPQPAQQRKTTRAKKTSVVSGRAVRSAKRRAMLCLADTSSDEENISRTSSPSPQPAQQSKATSGHGPSLGRFVTSRRRAAKPKLPKKTFSNILGSSADFTSGAFSCSKILRPSRRRLPPSFVLSSAENSVNVEGTAGFATNPFREISLNESTEPILRACPRKPIFCSTPSAGSVSKRPRLLSLPVNDQTSTRPSMSVSCIGVLSTFQEDVNSPVQPVSPPCSASSIGLRSEKKPQSSLGEQEPDLHHHEEPSCYLFMESKSTNERSSCREDAKSHSEHLKTKNVAELPSLNRLSTDDSESSNQFVSAAGGLEWLIDALKEKCLREQCTVRLERFDNLTVSQLCSQTTYSSCLGLSSSAHSLQTNEHPPSVDSCQIVDLSQSLEPSNIRTSDSEHAASVTDSQSANNSPSAEYSSTQESMEQLASVLYGESTPDKDSSVEFIMSTQLPTNSSKGHTKKSTIQLKNSDANKSGNDDTHNIEDPEEFACSGEITQRMMTSVRRSIINSSPVFHERETKEKAALTTFLKEKCLTDKVNVEIKRLSSSQLRESLQLKDAQLKSPTDVSDSVRDDHQSERDTNHHNKETSAIHFDMKKRATMGLTRSEDKIASDKGEVKNSCNVLQKGKKISLVPKEKKRRSMSTDRPGTTRKACVSGLSVSRWKNKGSASTHVVRGSTAQTGGNKAVDCSLNELISTQHKRPREPLGNNRNFSTPVRASRLNLSSLLADLTPNTHTWSRLKAALSVHRKGMVQFTPSSLRRSVSGSHARAALADVSQDLFATPFRTPRHKLLQPQLLSRDSLVVCDDADLSDAEKVYEECGQPRPLPWEECILPRCMKQCVKIGEGTFGEVFSTTNASGDTVALKIIPVEGSEKVNGEDQKTLGEILHEIIISKDLSSLKEKQQNKTHGFIGLNDLHCVQGCYPPDFLNAWDTFDQQKGSENDRPDFFEKDQLFLILEFEFGGIDLENSNGTLASLVVAKSILHQVTAALAVAEQELHFEHRDLHWGNVLVKTTKEKKGSFLLNGAAHSLETKGVLVRIIDYSLSRLEIDGLTVSCDISNDEELFMGQGDYQFDIYRLMRQENGNNWSNYHPHSNVLWLHYLCSKLLSMKYRSSGGRGAKGIREELTCFYDNVLQYSSATEALQNCSMFQ; encoded by the exons atgAAGCCAGGAAAGCCGTTATTTTTGAAGACATATGGTAAGGAGAGGCGAATGCTGCCCGCTTGGATCGTCCCTGAAAACCGCAAGCAGACCTTCGACAGTACACGCTCAACAGACGGCGACAGCTCCGTCGTTGAACCCGAAAAACTCTCGAGGATAAG AGAGAAGAAGACTAGTGTCTGTAGGAAAAAGCTGCGTCCTGCCAAGAAAAAGGCCATGCTATGTCTGGCTGAGAAGAGCTTTGATGAGGAGAATACCTCCTATTCCTCCTGTCCTCAGCCTGCTCAGCAGAGAAAGACAACCAG aGCAAAGAAGACTAGTGTTGTCAGTGGTAGAGCAGTCCGTTCTGCTAAGAGAAGAGCCATGTTATGTCTGGCAGACACCAGCAGTGATGAGGAGAACATCAGCAGGACCTCTTCGCCCAGCCCTCAGCCTGCCCAGCAGAGCAAGGCAACCAG TGGTCATGGTCCTTCTCTGGGCCGCTTTGTAACCAGCCGCAGACGTGCTGCGAAACCCAAACTCCCTAAAAAAACGTTCAGTAATATACTCGGCTCTTCAGCTGACTTTACTTCGGGAGCATTTAGTTGCAGTAAGATTCTTCGGCCTTCTAGGAGGAGGCTCCCCCCATCATTTGTGTTGTCGAGTGCGGAGAACTCGGTGAATGTTGAAGGGACTGCCGGCTTTGCCACCAACCCCTTCCGAGAGATATCCCTCAATGAGTCAACAGAGCCCATCCTCAGAGCCTGCCCCAGGAAACCCATCTTTTGCTCGACACCCTCAGCAGGCTCCGTCAGCAAACGGCCACGCCTTTTATCCTTACCTGTCAATGATCAAACTTCCACCCGTCCATCGATGTCAGTAAGTTGTATAGGTGTCTTGAGCACATTCCAAGAAGATGTGAATTCACCAGTGCAGCCTGTCTCCCCACCGTGTTCTGCATCATCTATTGGGCTTCGTTCTGAGAAGAAGCCGCAATCGAGCCTTGGTGAGCAAGAACCAGACCTGCATCACCATGAAGAACCTTCTTGTTATTTGTTTATGGAATCCAAGAGCACTAACGAGAGAAGTAGTTGTCGTGAGGACGCCAAAAGCCACAGTGAACACTTAAAGACCAAGAATGTTGCGGAATTACCAAGTCTAAATCGGCTCTCTACAGATGACAGTGAAAGCAGCAATCAGTTTGTGTCTGCAGCAGGAGGGTTAGAGTGGCTGATCGACGCTCTGAAGGAGAAATGTTTGAGAGAGCAATGCACCGTGCGGCTGGAACGATTTGACAACCTCACTGTGTCTCAGCTATGCAGTCAAACGACCTACTCATCCTGTTTGGGACTTTCAAGCTCAGCACACAGCCTGCAAACAAATGAACATCCACCATCTGTGGACAGCTGTCAAATTGTTGACCTTTCTCAGTCTTTGGAACCATCAAACATTAGAACCAGTGATTCTGAACATGCAGCTTCAGTGACTGACAGTCAAAGTGCTAACAATTCTCCATCAGCTGAATACTCAAGCACACAGGAATCCATGGAGCAGCTAGCATCAGTACTTTATGGTGAATCTACCCCCGACAAAGACAGCAGTGTTGAGTTTATCATGAGCACACAATTACCTACTAACAGCTCAAAAGGTCATACTAAGAAGAGTACAATTCAGCTCAAAAACTCAGATGCAAACAAGTCTGGAAATGACGATACACATAACATTGAGGACCCAGAAGAGTTTGCATGTTCAGGAGAAATCACTCAGAGAATGATGACGTCTGTTAGACGGTCAATTATCAACAGCAGTCCGGTATTTCATGAGCGAGAAACGAAAGAAAAGGCAGCGCTCACAACGTTTCTGAAGGAGAAATGTCTAACTGACAAAGTCAATGTTGAGATAAAGAGATTATCATCATCACAACTAAGAGaaagcctgcagctcaaagacgcACAGCTTAAATCACCCACAGATGTGTCAGACTCAGTCAGGGATGACCACCAGTCTGAGAGGGACACTAATCACCATAATAAAGAAACTTCTGCCATTCATTTCGATATGAAAAAGAGAGCAACAATGGGCTTAACTAGATCTGAAGACAAGATCGCTTCAGACAAAGGAGAAGTAAAGAACTCTTGCAACGTTCTCCAAAAGGGAAAAAAGATATCTCTGGTtcctaaagaaaagaaaaggaggagcaTGTCTACGGACCGTCCTGGGACGACGAGGAAGGCATGTGTGAGCGGTCTGAGTGTGAGTCGCTGGAAAAACAAAGGCAGCGCCAGCACACACGTGGTCAGGGGCAGTACTGCACAGACGGGCGGTAACAAGGCCGTGGACTGCAGCCTCAACGAGCTCATCTCCACACAACACAAACGGCCAAGG GAGCCGTTGGGAAACAACAGGAATTTCTCCACCCCGGTGAGAGCGAGTCGGCTCAACCTCTCGTCTCTGTTGGCTGACTTGACaccgaacacacacacctggagcaGACTCAAAGCTGCCCTCTCTGTTCATCGCAAGGGCATGG TGCAATTCACTCCGAGCAGTTTACGGCGGTCAGTGTCGGGCTCGCATGCAAGAGCGGCATTAGCGGATGTCAGCCAGGACCTCTTTGCCACGCCCTTTCGAACACCGCGCCACAAACTCCTCCAGCCACAGCTGCTGAGCCGCGATTCTCTG GTTGTGTGTGACGACGCAGATCTGTCGGATGCAGAGAAGGTGTATGAGGAGTGTGGCCAGCCGCGCCCTCTACCCTGGGAGGAGTGCATACTCCCTCGGTGCATGAAACAGTGCGTGAAGATAGGGGAGGGGACCTTCGGTGAAGTCTTCTCCACCACCAATGCCTCAGGAGACACTGTTGCACTCAAa ATCATTCCAGTAGAGGGCAGTGAGAAGGTGAACGGCGAGGACCAGAAGACTTTAGGAGAGATTCTCCATGAGATTATTATTTCAAA gGATCTGAGCAGCCtgaaagagaagcagcagaacAAAACTCATGGATTTATTGGACTCAACGA TCTCCACTGCGTTCAAGGCTGCTACCCTCCAGATTTCCTGAATGCTTGGGACACCTTCGACCAGCAGAAAGGCTCTGAGAACGACAGACCAG ATTTCTTTGAAAAGGATCAGTTATTCCTAATCCTTGAGTTTGAGTTTGGGGGCATCGACCTAGAGAACAGCAATGGAACG CTGGCGTCGTTGGTCGTGGCAAAGAGCATCCTTCATCAGGTCACTGCTGCCCTGGCTGTTGCTGAGCAGGAGCTACACTTTGAACACag GGACCTCCACTGGGGCAACGTGCTGGTCAAAACAACCAAGGAGAAGAAGGGCAGCTTCCTCCTGAATGGAGCAGCACACTCTCTGGAAACTAAAGGGGTGTTGGTCCGCATCATTGACTACTCTCTGTCCAGACTAGAAATCg ATGGTCTGACGGTGTCCTGTGATATCTCCAACGATGAGGAGCTTTTCATGGGCCAGGGAGATTACCAGTTTGATATCTACAGACTCATGAGACAGGAGAATGG AAACAACTGGAGTAACTACCACCCCCATTCCAACGTGCTGTGGCTACACTACCTGTGCTCCAAGCTGCTTTCCATGAAGTACCGGTCCTCAGGAGGGAGGGGGGCCAAGGGCATACGAGAGGAGCTCACTTGTTTCTATGACAACGTCCTCCAGTACAGCTCTGCCACTGAGGCGCTGCAAAATTGCTCCATGTTTCAGTAG